From one Phycodurus eques isolate BA_2022a chromosome 6, UOR_Pequ_1.1, whole genome shotgun sequence genomic stretch:
- the ccr7 gene encoding C-C chemokine receptor type 7 isoform X1 produces the protein MTFVNDAQSFRAIFLIWSVIFQPCLCQQEGNVTDYMDISSYTFDYSDIPQLCDKAYNHQFRLWFMSTFFSIISFAGLAGNLLIILTVIYFNRLKTMTDVYLLNLSFADLLFAFSLPFWAANCLAEWMLGVVLCKIMHTIYKVTFYSSMLLLCLISGDRYFAIVKAVSAHRLRYQTMFFSKVSSAIVWTVALIVSIPEMKYTRVTNNTCTPFSSTSDPLHIGIQTSQIVVAFALPLLVMSFCYSKIVQTLCRAQSFERNKAVKVILVVLVIFVVCQLPYNVVLFWTTLVVAYGGTTDCKYENNLQYATDVTQCAAFLRCCLNPFVYAFIGVKFRHDLLRLLKKLGCVSQEMFFKYTCRSSPALDTDTTTTFSP, from the exons ATGACTTTTGTCAACG ATGCTCAGAGTTTTCGGGCCATTTTCCTCATATGGTCAGTTATTTTCCAG CCTTGTTTATGTCAACAAGAGGGGAATGTGACAGACTACATGGATATCAGCTCCTATACCTTTGATTATAGTGACATTCCTCAGCTGTGTGACAAAGCGTACAACCACCAGTTCCGCCTATGGTTCATGTCAACCTTCTTCTCCATCATCAGCTTCGCTGGACTGGCGGGGAACCTCTTGATCATCCTCACAGTCATCTACTTTAACCGCCTCAAGACCATGACAGATGTATACCTGCTCAACTTGTCATTTGCTGATCTGCTCTTTGCATTCTCACTCCCCTTTTGGGCAGCCAACTGCTTGGCAGAGTGGATGCTGGGTGTAGTTTTGTGCAAGATCATGCACACCATTTACAAAGTCACCTTTTACAGCAGCATGTTACTTCTTTGTTTAATCAGTGGGGACAGGTACTTTGCCATAGTCAAGGCTGTTTCTGCTCACCGCCTCCGCTACCAAACCATGTTCTTCAGCAAGGTGTCATCCGCTATTGTCTGGACCGTAGCCCTGATTGTCTCCATACCAGAAATGAAATACACCAGAGTCACTAACAACACATGTACACCTTTCTCCAGTACTTCTGACCCACTTCACATAGGGATCCAGACAAGCCAGATTGTTGTAGCGTTTGCCCTTCCGCTCTTGGTCATGAGCTTCTGTTACAGTAAAATTGTCCAGACCCTTTGTCGGGCTCAAAGCTTTGAGCGGAATAAGGCTGTCAAGGTGATTCTTGTTGTGCTAGTTATCTTCGTGGTCTGTCAGCTCCCTTACAATGTGGTCTTGTTTTGGACCACACTTGTCGTCGCATACGGAGGAACTACAGACTGCAAGTATGAGAACAACCTCCAGTATGCCACTGATGTCACTCAGTGTGCGGCCTTCCTAAGGTGCTGCCTCAACCCCTTCGTGTATGCCTTTATTGGCGTTAAGTTTCGCCATGACCTTCTGAGGCTACTCAAGAAATTGGGTTGCGTGAGCCAGGAGATGTTCTTCAAGTATACCTGTCGCAGTTCTCCTGCCTTAGACACCGACACCACCACCACATTTTCACCCTAA
- the ccr7 gene encoding C-C chemokine receptor type 7 isoform X3 — translation MLRVFGPFSSYGQLFSSFAGLAGNLLIILTVIYFNRLKTMTDVYLLNLSFADLLFAFSLPFWAANCLAEWMLGVVLCKIMHTIYKVTFYSSMLLLCLISGDRYFAIVKAVSAHRLRYQTMFFSKVSSAIVWTVALIVSIPEMKYTRVTNNTCTPFSSTSDPLHIGIQTSQIVVAFALPLLVMSFCYSKIVQTLCRAQSFERNKAVKVILVVLVIFVVCQLPYNVVLFWTTLVVAYGGTTDCKYENNLQYATDVTQCAAFLRCCLNPFVYAFIGVKFRHDLLRLLKKLGCVSQEMFFKYTCRSSPALDTDTTTTFSP, via the exons ATGCTCAGAGTTTTCGGGCCATTTTCCTCATATGGTCAGTTATTTTCCAG CTTCGCTGGACTGGCGGGGAACCTCTTGATCATCCTCACAGTCATCTACTTTAACCGCCTCAAGACCATGACAGATGTATACCTGCTCAACTTGTCATTTGCTGATCTGCTCTTTGCATTCTCACTCCCCTTTTGGGCAGCCAACTGCTTGGCAGAGTGGATGCTGGGTGTAGTTTTGTGCAAGATCATGCACACCATTTACAAAGTCACCTTTTACAGCAGCATGTTACTTCTTTGTTTAATCAGTGGGGACAGGTACTTTGCCATAGTCAAGGCTGTTTCTGCTCACCGCCTCCGCTACCAAACCATGTTCTTCAGCAAGGTGTCATCCGCTATTGTCTGGACCGTAGCCCTGATTGTCTCCATACCAGAAATGAAATACACCAGAGTCACTAACAACACATGTACACCTTTCTCCAGTACTTCTGACCCACTTCACATAGGGATCCAGACAAGCCAGATTGTTGTAGCGTTTGCCCTTCCGCTCTTGGTCATGAGCTTCTGTTACAGTAAAATTGTCCAGACCCTTTGTCGGGCTCAAAGCTTTGAGCGGAATAAGGCTGTCAAGGTGATTCTTGTTGTGCTAGTTATCTTCGTGGTCTGTCAGCTCCCTTACAATGTGGTCTTGTTTTGGACCACACTTGTCGTCGCATACGGAGGAACTACAGACTGCAAGTATGAGAACAACCTCCAGTATGCCACTGATGTCACTCAGTGTGCGGCCTTCCTAAGGTGCTGCCTCAACCCCTTCGTGTATGCCTTTATTGGCGTTAAGTTTCGCCATGACCTTCTGAGGCTACTCAAGAAATTGGGTTGCGTGAGCCAGGAGATGTTCTTCAAGTATACCTGTCGCAGTTCTCCTGCCTTAGACACCGACACCACCACCACATTTTCACCCTAA
- the ccr7 gene encoding C-C chemokine receptor type 7 isoform X2: MDISSYTFDYSDIPQLCDKAYNHQFRLWFMSTFFSIISFAGLAGNLLIILTVIYFNRLKTMTDVYLLNLSFADLLFAFSLPFWAANCLAEWMLGVVLCKIMHTIYKVTFYSSMLLLCLISGDRYFAIVKAVSAHRLRYQTMFFSKVSSAIVWTVALIVSIPEMKYTRVTNNTCTPFSSTSDPLHIGIQTSQIVVAFALPLLVMSFCYSKIVQTLCRAQSFERNKAVKVILVVLVIFVVCQLPYNVVLFWTTLVVAYGGTTDCKYENNLQYATDVTQCAAFLRCCLNPFVYAFIGVKFRHDLLRLLKKLGCVSQEMFFKYTCRSSPALDTDTTTTFSP, translated from the coding sequence ATGGATATCAGCTCCTATACCTTTGATTATAGTGACATTCCTCAGCTGTGTGACAAAGCGTACAACCACCAGTTCCGCCTATGGTTCATGTCAACCTTCTTCTCCATCATCAGCTTCGCTGGACTGGCGGGGAACCTCTTGATCATCCTCACAGTCATCTACTTTAACCGCCTCAAGACCATGACAGATGTATACCTGCTCAACTTGTCATTTGCTGATCTGCTCTTTGCATTCTCACTCCCCTTTTGGGCAGCCAACTGCTTGGCAGAGTGGATGCTGGGTGTAGTTTTGTGCAAGATCATGCACACCATTTACAAAGTCACCTTTTACAGCAGCATGTTACTTCTTTGTTTAATCAGTGGGGACAGGTACTTTGCCATAGTCAAGGCTGTTTCTGCTCACCGCCTCCGCTACCAAACCATGTTCTTCAGCAAGGTGTCATCCGCTATTGTCTGGACCGTAGCCCTGATTGTCTCCATACCAGAAATGAAATACACCAGAGTCACTAACAACACATGTACACCTTTCTCCAGTACTTCTGACCCACTTCACATAGGGATCCAGACAAGCCAGATTGTTGTAGCGTTTGCCCTTCCGCTCTTGGTCATGAGCTTCTGTTACAGTAAAATTGTCCAGACCCTTTGTCGGGCTCAAAGCTTTGAGCGGAATAAGGCTGTCAAGGTGATTCTTGTTGTGCTAGTTATCTTCGTGGTCTGTCAGCTCCCTTACAATGTGGTCTTGTTTTGGACCACACTTGTCGTCGCATACGGAGGAACTACAGACTGCAAGTATGAGAACAACCTCCAGTATGCCACTGATGTCACTCAGTGTGCGGCCTTCCTAAGGTGCTGCCTCAACCCCTTCGTGTATGCCTTTATTGGCGTTAAGTTTCGCCATGACCTTCTGAGGCTACTCAAGAAATTGGGTTGCGTGAGCCAGGAGATGTTCTTCAAGTATACCTGTCGCAGTTCTCCTGCCTTAGACACCGACACCACCACCACATTTTCACCCTAA